In one window of Dyella thiooxydans DNA:
- the rpsR gene encoding 30S ribosomal protein S18 encodes MSKFFRRRKFCRFTAEKVKEIDYKDLNTLRQYVTENGKIVPSRITGTKARYQRQLATAIKRARFLALLPYTDNHDV; translated from the coding sequence ATGTCCAAGTTCTTCCGCCGCCGCAAGTTCTGCCGCTTCACCGCCGAAAAGGTGAAGGAGATCGACTACAAGGATCTCAACACGCTGCGCCAGTACGTCACCGAGAACGGCAAGATCGTGCCGAGCCGCATCACCGGCACCAAGGCGCGCTACCAGCGTCAGCTGGCGACCGCGATCAAGCGCGCCCGTTTCCTGGCCCTGCTGCCGTACACCGACAACCAC